In Phragmites australis chromosome 17, lpPhrAust1.1, whole genome shotgun sequence, the following are encoded in one genomic region:
- the LOC133897134 gene encoding uncharacterized protein LOC133897134 yields the protein MAAARLRLLVYGSLSSAVSSTPPWSRRGLRALCTLSTTLRSGAGEDEIERIRREFEEAKRNYLSIPAAIKGMPKMNPQGIYVNKNVKLDDLQVYGFDYDYTLSHYSEHLQCLIYDLAKKHLVEELKYPESCLQYEYDRTFPIRGLYYDRLKGCLLKLDFFGSIEPDGCFFGRRKLSLSEIKEVYGTRHIGRDQVRQLVGLMDVFCFSEACLIADIVQHFVDAKLEFDASYVYEDVNKSIQHVHRSGLIHRKILSEPQKFLIKKSQVCRFLQMLKEKGKKLFLLTNSPFYFVDGGMRYLLEDQHFDGNSWRELFDVVIAQANKPTFYNSDHPFRVYDTQKDTLAFTPVDKFLPDQVYYHGCLKSFLQITKWRGPEVIYFGDHLLSDLRGPAKAGWRTAAVIRELEDEIEIQNGDSYRYQQAKISIIHDILGKVNATVVSTQKGQVYRALLEELNAERRHCRSEMRDLFNTSFGATFLTDTGRESSFAYHIHQYADIYTSKLENFLSYAPESWLHPPHDIKIMPHIAKVPASLFSSS from the exons atggcggcggcgcggcTCCGCCTCCTCGTCTACGGGTCCCTCTCGTCGGCGGTGTCGAGTACACCGCCGTGGTCAAGGCGAG GTCTGCGCGCGCTGTGCACGCTCTCCACGACGCTGCGGTCCGGCGCCGGCGAGGACGAGATCGAGCGCATCCGCCGCGAGTTCGAGGAAGCCAAGCGCAACTACCTCAGCATCCCCGCCGCCATCAAGGGCATGCCCAAGATGAACCCGCAAG GCATTTACGTGAACAAGAACGTCAAGTTGGATGACCTGCAGGTCTACGGCTTCGACTACGACTACACGCTGTCGCACTACTCAGAGCATCTGCAGTGCCTGATCTACGATCTCGCCAAGAAGCACTTGGTCGAGGAG TTGAAGTATCCAGAGAGTTGCTTGCAGTACGAGTATGACCGCACCTTCCCCATAAGGGGCCTTTACTACGACAGACTAAAAGGGTGCCTTCTGAAGCTTGATTTCTTCGGCTCTATTGAACCAGATGGTTGCTTCTTTGGCCGGCGGAAG CTGAGTTTGAGTGAGATAAAAGAGGTCTATGGCACGCGGCATATCGGCAGAGATCAAGTTCGTCAACTTGTTGGGCTGATGGATGTCTTCTGTTTTAGTGAG GCATGTCTCATTGCTGATATTGTTCAGCACTTTGTAGATGCCAAACTGGAGTTTGATGCCTCTTATGTATATGAGGATGTAAACAAATCGATCCAGCATGTCCACAGAAGTGGTTTAATTCACAGGAAAATTCTTTCTGAGCCTCAGAAATTTCTGATAAAAAAG AGCCAGGTGTGCCGTTTCTTACAGATGCTAAAAGAGAAGGGGAAAAAACTATTTCTTCTGACAAATTCACCTTTCTACTTTGTCGATGGAGGGATGCGTTATTTGCTAGAG GACCAGCATTTTGATGGGAACTCCTGGAGGGAGCTCTTTGACGTTGTGATTGCGCAGGCAAATAAACCAACTTTCTACAACTCAGATCACCCGTTCAG GGTATATGACACTCAAAAGGATACCTTAGCTTTTACTCCAGTTGACAAGTTCCTGCCAGATCAAGTATACTACCACGGCTGTTTGAAATCATTTCTGCAGATCACAAAATGGAGAGGCCCAGAG GTGATATACTTTGGTGACCATCTTTTGAGTGACTTGAGAGGACCTGCAAAAGCTGGTTGGCGAACAGCTGCTGTAATTCGCGAACTTGAG GATGAAATAGAAATCCAGAACGGCGACAGCTACCGCTACCAACAG GCAAAAATTAGTATAATACATGATATACTTGGGAAAGTCAATGCAACTGTGGTTAGTACCCAGAAAGGCCAAGTCTACAGAGCATTGCTTGAGGAGTTGAATGCAGAAAGGCGACACTGTCGATCTGAGATGCGAGATCTGTTCAATACCTCTTTTGGTGCAACGTTCCTTACAGACACTGGAAGGGAATCATCATTTGCCTATCACATTCATCAATATGCAGATATTTACACCAGCAAGCTTGAGAACTTCTTATCATATGCCCCTGAATCATGGCTTCATCCACCTCATGACATAAAGATCATGCCACACATCGCGAAG GTTCCAGCAAGTCTGTTCAGTAGCTCGTag